From a single Miscanthus floridulus cultivar M001 chromosome 8, ASM1932011v1, whole genome shotgun sequence genomic region:
- the LOC136472452 gene encoding protein IQ-DOMAIN 18-like: MGKKGGTSWLTAVKRAFRSPSKDDSSSPTRKASRLREDADGDDDKGKREQRRRWLFRRSSSPSPSPAPAPAPTAPDHAHPHPHPRPAAVTEEQRHAIALAVATAATAEAAVVTAQAAAEVVRLTRPGAVPAGSFVRREHYAAVVIQTAFRGYLARRALRALKGLVKLQALVRGHNVRKQANMTLRCMQALVRVQARVRDQRMRLSQDSMLSMSMSGAGAGGGGAAPCGSSKSSYSVDTSTFWDSKYAHDYADRRSVERSRDGSSFAADDWDDRPRTIEEIQAMLQTRKDAALKRERALSYAFSHQIWRNPAASAEEMDVDGQPRWAERWMASRASFDTSRSSIRGGGAGAAAPGRASMDQREPVKTLEMDTARPFSYSTPRRGSSSPMHRAQHSEQQQHPAVATPSPVKARPPIQVRSASPRVDHHHHRGSGSGGSYTPSLLHSQRHASAVPNYMAATESAKARVRSQSAPRQRPATPERDRVGSGGGPAAASGAKKRLSFPAQLMQGQAAAEYAQSLRSPSFKSAAGRFSSEQRSTVSSSCADSLNGGDVVVSPSSTTDLRRWLR, from the exons ATGGGCAAGAAGGGCGGCACGTCGTGGCTCACCGCTGTCAAGCGCGCCTTCCGCTCGCCGTCTAAGGACGACAGCAGCAGCCCCACCAGGAAGGCGTCGCGCCTCCGCGAGGACGCCGATGGAGACGACGACAAG GGGAAGCGGGAGCAGCGGCGGAGATGGCTGTTCCGGCGGTCCTCATCCCCGTCCCCATCACCAGCACCGGCTCCCGCGCCAACGGCGCCAGACCACGcccacccgcacccgcacccgcggCCCGCGGCCGTGACGGAGGAGCAGCGGCACGCCATCGCGCTGGCcgtggcgacggcggcgacggccgAGGCGGCGGTGGTCACAGCACAAGCAGCTGCGGAGGTGGTCCGCCTCACGCGCCCCGGCGCCGTCCCCGCCGGCAGCTTCGTGCGGCGCGAGCACTACGCCGCCGTCGTCATCCAGACCGCGTTCCGGGGCTACCTCGCCCGCCGCGCGCTGCGGGCGCTCAAGGGCCTCGTCAAGCTGCAGGCGCTGGTGCGCGGGCACAACGTCCGGAAGCAGGCCAACATGACGCTCAGGTGCATGCAGGCGCTGGTGCGCGTCCAGGCCCGCGTCCGCGACCAGCGGATGCGCCTCTCCCAGGACTCCATGCTCTCCATGTCCATGTCCGGCGCTGGCGCTGGTGGTGGCGGCGCCGCACCGTGCGGCAGCAGCAAGTCGTCGTACAGCGTCGATACGTCCACGTTCTGGGACTCCAAGTACGCCCACGACTACGCCGACCGCCGCTCCGTT GAGCGGTCGCGCGACGGCAGCAGCTTCGCCGCCGACGATTGGGACGACCGGCCGCGGACGATTGAGGAGATCCAGGCCATGCTGCAGACGAGGAAGGACGCGGCGCTAAAGCGTGAGAGAGCGCTCTCCTACGCCTTCTCGCACCAA ATCTGGAGGAACccggcggcgtcggcggaggAGATGGACGTGGACGGGCAGCCGCGGTGGGCGGAGCGTTGGATGGCGTCGCGCGCGTCGTTCGACACGAGCCGCAGCAGCATCCGCGGGGGCGGGGCCGGCGCGGCGGCACCCGGGCGCGCGTCCATGGACCAGCGCGAGCCGGTGAAGACGCTGGAGATGGACACAGCGCGGCCCTTCTCGTACTCAACGCCGCGGCGGGGTTCGTCCTCGCCGATGCACCGCGCGCAGCAttcggagcagcagcagcacccggCGGTGGCGACGCCGTCGCCCGTGAAGGCGCGGCCGCCGATCCAGGTGCGGTCGGCGAGCCCGCGCgtggaccaccaccaccaccgcgggTCTGGCAGCGGAGGGAGCTACACGCCCAGCCTGCTCCACTCGCAGCGGCACGCGTCGGCGGTGCCGAACTACATGGCGGCGACGGAGTCGGCCAAGGCGCGGGTGCGGTCGCAGAGCGCGCCGCGGCAGCGGCCCGCGACGCCGGAGCGGGACCGCGTCGGCAGTGGCGgcgggccggcggcggcgagcggcgcGAAGAAGCGGCTGTCGTTCCCTGCGCAGCTGATGCAGGGGCAGGCGGCGGCGGAGTACGCGCAGAGCCTGCGGAGCCCGAGCTTCAAGAGCGCGGCGGGGCGGTTCTCGTCGGAGCAGCGGTCGACGGTGTCGTCGTCGTGCGCGGACAGCCTCAACGGCGGGGACGTGGTGGTGTCGCCGTCGTCCACCACTGACCTCCGCCGCTGGCTCCGCTGA